In Lutra lutra chromosome 5, mLutLut1.2, whole genome shotgun sequence, a single genomic region encodes these proteins:
- the ROPN1L gene encoding ropporin-1-like protein, whose amino-acid sequence MPLPDTMFCAQQIHIPPELPDILKQFTKAAIRTQPADVLQWSAGYFSALSRGDPLPVKDRIEMPVATQKTDTGLTQGLLKVLHKQCSHKQHVELADLEEKWKNLCLPVENFRALLQLDPCEDKIEWIKFLALGCSMLGGSLNSSMKHLCEILTADPEGGPARIPFETFSYVYRYLSKLDSDILQGDTETYLATLKDTLESRKNGMIGLADFFILKRKV is encoded by the exons ATGCCGCTTCCCGACACCATGTTCTGCGCGCAGCAGATCCACATCCCCCCGGAGCTGCCGGACATCCTGAAGCAGTTCACGAAGGCCGCGATCCGCACCCAGCCCGCCGACGTGCTGCAGTGGTCCGCGGG GTATTTTTCAGCTTTGTCCAGAGGAGATCCGCTGCCCGTCAAGGACAGAATCGAGATGCCCGTGGCCACTCAGAAAACAGACACAGGCCTGACTCAAGGACTCCTGAAAGTTTTGCACAAGCAG TGCAGCCACAAGCAGCATGTGGAACTAGCGGATCTCgaggagaaatggaagaatttgTGCCTGCCGGTAGAGAACTTCAGAGCGCTGTTGCAGCTGGATCCTTGCGAAGACAAAATCGAGTGGATAAAATTTTTAGCGCTTGGATGCAGCATGCTTGGCGGG TCGTTGAACAGTTCGATGAAGCACCTGTGTGAGATCCTCACCGCCGACCCCGAGGGCGGGCCGGCGCGCATCCCTTTTGAGACGTTCTCCTACGTCTACCGTTACTTGTCCAAGTTGGACTCGGACATCCTCCAAGGGGACACGGAAACCTATCTCGCCACTTTAAAGGACACTCT AGAATCTAGAAAGAATGGCATGATAGGACTTGCAGATTTCTTCATTCTGAAGAGGAAAGTTTAG